A single window of Candidatus Rhabdochlamydia oedothoracis DNA harbors:
- a CDS encoding peptide ABC transporter substrate-binding protein, whose amino-acid sequence MLVTTCIFICSSSAPLKNNLPMLNLNMITSPKTFDPRKAGDVYSSQMIFLLFEGLTKRYPDGSIKLAQAKSYKVSDDKLTYTFMLGDNYWSNGKPVTAYDFEQSWKDILNPKFPSTGDYQFAPIKNAKKARKGLVPLNEVGIKAIDEKILVITLEHPTPYLLKVLSQPCFYPISIEQDQKNPNWVCQTGAQFVCNGPFILESFKQGDQIVLTSNPYYRKIKDKHPPKITFNIVENNHVTLEMFKQGTVDMIGDSLTNIPLEEISELEKTWTFNLEAQPFSVFINLNTTKRPFNNVKIRRAFALAINRQELIEILGKGCKKNIKTDSITPAYKAGLCATNLVAPCLKENRCTEFFKDNDVIQANILLNEGMAELGITKEAFKSLTFFYYPRIYANEIVQVIQQQWAKAFGIFIKLEKLDFSIVLDKLNNYDYSMCFFCWLAFYDDPMNVLERFKYKNYTMNHPRWEHPKFIELLDRSNYEEGDKRLLTLEQAEKVLIDDMPVIPLYHRYYVYLINPELEFNVSLWGDRLLFPFTPEQKQTKKENKHSHIKQKSKNPSVKK is encoded by the coding sequence GTGCTTGTTACTACATGTATATTTATTTGCAGCTCTTCAGCTCCGTTAAAAAATAATTTACCTATGCTCAATTTAAATATGATAACGTCTCCTAAAACATTTGATCCTCGTAAAGCCGGCGATGTTTATTCTTCGCAAATGATTTTCTTGTTGTTTGAAGGTCTTACTAAGCGCTATCCCGATGGATCCATTAAACTTGCCCAAGCTAAGTCGTATAAGGTCTCAGATGATAAGCTTACCTATACATTTATGTTAGGAGACAACTATTGGTCTAACGGTAAGCCCGTTACTGCTTATGATTTTGAACAGTCGTGGAAAGACATTCTTAATCCAAAGTTTCCCTCAACAGGGGACTACCAATTTGCTCCCATTAAAAACGCAAAAAAAGCCAGGAAAGGACTTGTTCCCTTAAATGAGGTAGGTATTAAAGCAATTGATGAAAAAATCCTTGTAATTACGCTGGAACACCCGACTCCTTACCTTCTTAAGGTGCTTTCACAACCCTGCTTTTATCCTATAAGTATTGAGCAAGACCAAAAGAACCCTAACTGGGTATGCCAAACAGGCGCTCAATTCGTGTGCAATGGACCTTTCATATTGGAAAGCTTTAAGCAAGGCGATCAAATCGTTTTAACTAGCAATCCATACTATCGAAAAATAAAAGATAAACATCCACCAAAAATTACATTCAATATTGTCGAAAACAATCACGTAACATTAGAAATGTTTAAACAAGGAACAGTTGATATGATTGGAGACTCTTTAACGAATATTCCTTTAGAGGAGATATCTGAGCTAGAAAAAACATGGACCTTTAACTTAGAAGCACAACCTTTTTCTGTATTTATTAATCTCAATACAACTAAACGGCCTTTTAATAATGTTAAGATTCGAAGAGCTTTTGCTTTGGCAATTAATCGCCAAGAATTAATTGAAATATTAGGAAAAGGATGTAAAAAAAATATCAAAACGGATTCAATCACTCCTGCTTACAAAGCCGGCTTATGTGCAACAAATCTAGTTGCACCTTGCTTAAAAGAAAATCGATGTACCGAGTTTTTCAAAGATAACGATGTAATCCAAGCTAATATTTTGCTCAATGAAGGAATGGCTGAGCTAGGTATTACCAAAGAGGCTTTTAAATCACTGACTTTTTTTTATTATCCCAGAATTTATGCAAATGAGATAGTGCAAGTCATTCAACAGCAGTGGGCAAAAGCGTTTGGAATCTTTATTAAGCTAGAAAAGCTAGATTTTAGCATTGTTTTAGATAAGTTAAATAACTATGACTATTCAATGTGTTTTTTTTGTTGGCTTGCCTTCTATGACGACCCTATGAATGTGCTTGAAAGATTTAAGTATAAAAACTATACAATGAATCATCCTAGATGGGAACATCCAAAGTTTATCGAGTTACTTGATCGCTCTAACTATGAGGAAGGAGATAAGCGCTTATTAACTCTAGAGCAAGCCGAAAAAGTACTGATCGACGATATGCCAGTTATTCCCTTATATCACAGATATTATGTATATCTCATAAATCCAGAGCTAGAATTTAATGTCTCTCTATGGGGAGATAGATTACTATTCCCCTTTACTCCAGAACAAAAACAAACCAAAAAAGAGAACAAACATTCTCATATAAAGCAAAAATCTAAAAATCCGTCAGTAAAAAAGTAA